The DNA window GCCGCGCACCGTGTAGGGCAGTCGGCGCACGGCGTAGACGACGACGAGAATGAGCCAGGTCGAGGTCAGCGGCGCCCCCAGCCCCGGCACGCTCCAGCCGTGGAAGACGCGCAGGTACCCCACCGCCAGCACCACGCCCGGCACCGCCAAGGGCATGGTGGCGATGGCATCCAGCCACTGCCGCCCGCGGGTCCGCCCGCGCAGCAGGAGCCAGGCGATGACGGCCCCCAGCCCCACGTCGAGCGCCGCCGCCAAGAGCGCGTAGCGCAACGTGTTCCAGATGAAATGCGGCGCGCGGAAAAGGATCTCGTCGTAGTTGCCCAGCGTATACACCGACGGCAGCGGCGAGAGACTCCAGACCTTGGACACGGACAGGAGCGCGATGCCCACGTGCGGGAGAAGCGCCGGCCCCAGGAGCAGAATGGCGATCGCCCACACCGCGAGCGTCCCGCCCCCGCCGAGCGCCACGGCCGGCGTCTCGCCGGACCTCCCAAGCGACGTGAAGTCACCGCGCCCCAGGAGCCCCTTCGAGATCCAGAGGGCCGAGAGCGACAACGCCACCAGCACGGCACAGATGACATAGCCGTCCACGTCGGTCAACCCCACCGTCGTCACGCGCACGTAGGCCTGCGGCGCCAGCAGTTTCGTGTAGTTGAGCATGAGCGGAGTCCCGAGGTCGTCGATCACGCGGATGAAGGTCAAGAGCGCTCCGGCCGCGTAGCCCGGCAGTGACAGCGGCAAGAGGACCCGGCGAAAGAGCCGGAAGCCGGACGATCCCAGGTTCTGCGCCGCCTCTTCGAGCGACCGGTCGAGCGCCGAGAGCGCGGCCGCAGTGTTCAGCCAAATGAACGGAAAGTAGTGGAGCGTCTGCACCATGATCACGCCCCAGAGCCCCTCCATGAACGGCACGGTCACGCCGAACCGCTCGAGGAGGAAGAGGTTGACCATGCCGCTGCGCCCCAGGATCTGCTGGAACGCGACGGCCCCGACGAACGGAGGGATGACGAGCGGCAGGAGCCCGAGCGTCGTCAACAGCCCGCGCCCGGGAAAGCTGTAGCGGACCGTGAGCAGCGCCAGCGGCACCGCGATCAGGCTGCCCAGCGCGACCGCGAGCACGCCCGACACCAGCGTGTTGACGAACGCCTCCCGGAAGAGCGGGCGCGCGAAGAAGGCGAGGAACGGCGCCGCGGTCGGCCGGCCGTCCACCATGACCGCCACGGACAGCACCTGCAGCAGCGGGTAGACGATACCCGCCCCCAGCAGGAGGAGCAGGGACCACACCAGCACGCTCTCGGCGCTCGGGCGCCGGGTCACGAGTGAGGCGACGGCCGGCAGCTCACCGTCAAGAGGCGAGCGCCTCCCGGCGTGTCGGGGCGCACGAGCTGCTCGGCCTCGCTGGTCGTGGAGAACGTGCTGCGGGCGGCCTTGGGCGTCACTTTGCTGTCACGCGCGCGGCAGGCGTACGGGTCGGATCGAGCATTGCGCCGAACATGGTGCCGGTAAGAATATCATGGAGACGGCGGCGATCCTCAGGGCGCCTTCGGCAGGACGCAGAAGCCCTGGCTCTCGATCCCGAGCGGCACGTTGAACTTGCTGCGATAGTTTGACGGCATCTATACCGCGCCCCAGACGCGCCTCATGGGCCATGCACTCCTTGACGACCACAGGCCCGCCGTGCGTGGCCTCGTCCGCGTCGTGTGTGCCCGCCCGCCTACCGGTCACGCTGCCCGGCCCCGTGGCGACGCGGCTGATCGAGACGGCGCTCGCCCGCTGAGCGAGAGGCGGGAGCCCGGTCACGGGTAGGGGTTCCTGGCGGTGCCTGAAGCGGACACCTATTGGCGGCTTGTGCCGGAGCCTGGCGAAGCAGTCTGGTGCGTGGGGTGCGCTAGAGCTTCGGAACGACGAAGTCCCTTATCTTTGCCAATTCGTCGCGAAGGTCCACAACATCTCCGCCTGTCGGACGCCACATGTCGTAACGGGCCGATCGAGAGTCGTCTTTCAGTTGCCGGTACGAGTCGTGTATCTCGGGATTCCTCTTGAGGATTGCAAGGCGGTCAAATGCCCTATCCATGTCCCCGTAGCCCGAGATGTTCGTGTAGTTCAGTTTGGACATCAGCGCCCGCAGATAGTGCAACGCCGCATAGAAGGCTGCTGTTACAGCCCAATCTAGAAAAGGAGAGCGAGCTAGATCGAAGGCTGCAAGGAAGGCTTCGTTGTGCTGCGCCTGATGAAGGTGCTGCTCCTTCGTCGGCATCTCAGAGAAGAGACCCCAGAGACTACTCTCTCGGACGGTACATGACCACCCGGCCTTGCAAATCATCTGGAACTAGCGTCCCTACCGCGCTCTGGTCTAGCGCTACCACGTTGAAGTCAAAGGTAAGCTCTGGGTACTGAGCCATCAGCGCTCGCTCTCTGACGTAGATTTCTCTTCTGACAGCCCTGTCGCGCTGCCTAATGAACGTCCACACAAGATTGGAATGACGTTCCTTGGCGTAGGTCACGGCGATAACGTCCGGTACCCCCAAGGCGCTTCCCGCAAAAGCAACCATCGCAGACTCCACGTCGATTGGCCGCTTCCGCGCCGCGGTCGTATGCGTGAATACTCCCCAGAAGTCCGAACTGCCGGATGGACGGTGCGTCGTCGGCAACCCGCCCGCCACATCCTCTTCACCGTAGGACGTGGAAGTCGCTCTTCGAGCGAACACGAAACCAATGGTGGCGACGTCTCTATCTTCAACAACGGTGTCGGTGCTCACCGCTAGCCTTGCTTCTGGAGCTGCAGGGCGCTTCTCATAACGTCCTTGCCGTTGTAGCGCAATACGAGTGTGTATTCTCCATCGCTGGGAAACTCTACGGGAGACAGCGTGTAGGTCCCTTGCATTACGTGTTGCCCTTCTCGCCCAGATTCCGCTGGCTCAAGTTCGATCAGGCTGGCCCCATCTGGCTTGAGGAGTCCAACTCCGACACGGCCTGGACCCGGAAGCTGACATCTCCAGTAAACCGACATCATCGGATGGACGGCAGGAAACTTTCCCGCCCAAATGCGGTCGAAGAGTCCATAGAGGGTAATCTTCCCGCCTGGATCGCGGGCCACAGCGTCACACGTCAGGAGGGCTTGTCCAACGGGCTCATTCCCCATGCGCGTTCACCTTACCAGAGATGTACGTTTTCCCCTAACACCTGAAGGCCCGTCTCAAAGCCTCTTGAGGCTCGGCGCGAGCATAGCCGCCTGTGTGAGCCCCCGCAAGTAGGAGACAACTTTCGGTTCTTTCCTGGCATCGCGTGACGAGGACACTGGTAGCGGCAGCCATTCACTTCCCCTTGGGCTCGCGCGGGTCCACGGTGTCGGGGAGGCACATCGCTTTATTGGATGACATCGTCGGCGCGCTGTAGTAGCGACGGCGGGATCGTCAGCCCGAGCACCTTGGCGGTCTTGAGGTTGATGACCAGCTCGAACTTCGTCGGCTGCTCGACGGGCAGGTCGGCGGGCTTCGTACCCTTGAGAATCTTGTCCACGTAGGTAGCGGCGCGCCGAAACGAATTAGTAACGTTCGGTCCATAGGCCATAAGGCCCCCGGCATCGATAAACTCCCTCCATGAGTACACTGCCGGCAGCCGGTTCTTTGCCGCCAGGTCCACGAGGCGTCTTCGCTCGGTGACGAACATGGCGCTTGGCGACACAGTCAGAGCACCCGCGCGCGCCCTGGTCATGTCCGAGAAGGCCCTGTCGAAATCAACGGGCCCTCGCGCCTCAACGAAGTGAAGCCGCACCCCCAGCGCCCGGGCCGCGACTTCTGCTGCCTTCAGCATGTCCTTGTACGTGCGTTCGGGGACGGCACCTGGATGCCAGAGGAAAGCGACCCGCGTGACCCCCGGAACGGCCTGCGTGAGCAGTTCCAGACGCTTGCCGACGAGCTCCGGGCCGAGGATGGACAACCCCGTGACATTACCGCCCGGCCGCGCCAGGCTGGTGACGAGCCCGCTCGAAACCGGATCGCCCGCAGCAGCGAAGACAATGGGGAGGGTCCTGGTCGCTTGCTTGGCGGCCAGGGCATGGCGTGTGGCTCCGGCCACGATGACATCAACCTTGAGCGCAACCAGTTCGGCCGCGAGAGCGGGGAGCCGCTCGGGCTTTCCCTCGTCATCTCGGTATTCAATGACGACGTTGCGACCCTCGATGTAACCGAGG is part of the Candidatus Methylomirabilota bacterium genome and encodes:
- a CDS encoding HEPN domain-containing protein, with protein sequence MPTKEQHLHQAQHNEAFLAAFDLARSPFLDWAVTAAFYAALHYLRALMSKLNYTNISGYGDMDRAFDRLAILKRNPEIHDSYRQLKDDSRSARYDMWRPTGGDVVDLRDELAKIRDFVVPKL
- a CDS encoding iron ABC transporter permease, translated to MTRRPSAESVLVWSLLLLLGAGIVYPLLQVLSVAVMVDGRPTAAPFLAFFARPLFREAFVNTLVSGVLAVALGSLIAVPLALLTVRYSFPGRGLLTTLGLLPLVIPPFVGAVAFQQILGRSGMVNLFLLERFGVTVPFMEGLWGVIMVQTLHYFPFIWLNTAAALSALDRSLEEAAQNLGSSGFRLFRRVLLPLSLPGYAAGALLTFIRVIDDLGTPLMLNYTKLLAPQAYVRVTTVGLTDVDGYVICAVLVALSLSALWISKGLLGRGDFTSLGRSGETPAVALGGGGTLAVWAIAILLLGPALLPHVGIALLSVSKVWSLSPLPSVYTLGNYDEILFRAPHFIWNTLRYALLAAALDVGLGAVIAWLLLRGRTRGRQWLDAIATMPLAVPGVVLAVGYLRVFHGWSVPGLGAPLTSTWLILVVVYAVRRLPYTVRGAYAALQQLPVSLEEAAQNLGASRARAFLKVTLPLMGRGLLAGGLLAFVSSAVDLSSTILLVPNVELGPLSYGIYLYMQSAVGRGPGAALGVVAIVLVAAGTWLATRLARGGAGLFRA
- a CDS encoding ABC transporter substrate-binding protein, coding for MTTRRAFIGIVAGGIVVAPLAAQAQQAAKIARIGYLTPNLAASPHTHEAFRQGLRDLGYIEGRNVVIEYRDDEGKPERLPALAAELVALKVDVIVAGATRHALAAKQATRTLPIVFAAAGDPVSSGLVTSLARPGGNVTGLSILGPELVGKRLELLTQAVPGVTRVAFLWHPGAVPERTYKDMLKAAEVAARALGVRLHFVEARGPVDFDRAFSDMTRARAGALTVSPSAMFVTERRRLVDLAAKNRLPAVYSWREFIDAGGLMAYGPNVTNSFRRAATYVDKILKGTKPADLPVEQPTKFELVINLKTAKVLGLTIPPSLLQRADDVIQ